Proteins encoded by one window of Rutidosis leptorrhynchoides isolate AG116_Rl617_1_P2 chromosome 7, CSIRO_AGI_Rlap_v1, whole genome shotgun sequence:
- the LOC139858080 gene encoding uncharacterized protein, translating to MTTTLSKFIDKVQMMVEGGSRYCSKKSDDICGDICDEDSGKSSTMARLRCILRGLELKTIIIVLIMAPIIILGLYIHGQKVSYFLRPLWESPPKPFNEIPHYYHENVSMENLCKLHGWGIREFPRHVFDAVLFSNEVDLLTIRWHELYPYVNEFVLLESNSTFTGIPKPLVFASHQDQFKFVAPRLTYGQIPGRFQKRENPFVEEAYQRLALDYLLKKAGIQDDDLLIMSDVDEIPSRHTINLLRWCDDIPPILHLRLKNYLYSFEFLLDNNSWRASVHRYKTGKTTYAHYRQSDTILADAGWHCSFCFRHISEFIFKMKAYSHVDRVRFNKFLNPTRVQKVICKGSDLFDMLPEEYTFKEIIGKMGPIPHSYSAVHLPAHLIENADKYRFLLPGNCIRESG from the exons ATGACGACAACTTTATCAAAATTTATTGATAAAGTTCAGATGATGGTAGAAGGGGGATCTCGATATTGTTCTAAAAAATCAGATGATATTTGTGGTGATATTTGCGATGAg GATTCAGGGAAATCTTCTACCATGGCTAGATTACGGTGTATTCTTCGTGGGCTAGAATTAAAAACCATCATCATTGTTCTGATAATGGCCCCGATCATCATTCTTGGTTTATATATTCATGGTCAAAAAGTCTCCTACTTTTTACGACCGTTATGGGAATCACCCCCAAAACCGTTTAACGAAATCCCGCATTATTATCACGAAAACGTTTCAATGGAGAATTTATGTAAGCTTCACGGTTGGGGTATTCGCGAGTTTCCAAGACATGTGTTTGATGCAGTTTTATTCAGTAATGAAGTTGACCTTTTGACTATCAGATGGCATGAGTTGTACCCTTATGTTAACGAGTTTGTACTCTTGGAATCAAACTCGACGTTTACAGGTATACCTAAGCCTCTTGTGTTTGCTAGTCACCAAGATCAGTTCAAATTTGTTGCACCGAGGTTGACTTACGGTCAAATTCCCGGGAGATTTCAAAAAAGAGAAAATCCGTTTGTTGAAGAAGCGTATCAAAGACTAGCATTGGATTATCTTTTGAAAAAAGCGGGAATTCAAGATGACGATTTATTGATTATGTCGGATGTTGACGAGATTCCAAGCAGGCACACGATAAATCTTTTAAGATGGTGTGATGATATTCCTCCAATACTTCATCTTCGGTTAAAGAATTATTTATATTCATTCGAATTTCTTTTGGATAATAATAGTTGGAGGGCGTCGGTACATCGTTATAAAACAGGAAAAACAACGTACGCTCATTACCGACAGTCTGACACAATCTTGGCTGATGCTGGGTGGCATTGTAGCTTTTGTTTTCGCCACATCAGCGAGTTCATTTTCAAAATGAAAGCTTATAGTCACGTAGATAGGGTACGGTTCAATAAATTCTTGAACCCGACTAGGGTTCAGAAAGTAATCTGTAAAGGGTCTGATCTTTTCGATATGTTACCAGAAGAATACACATTTAAAGAAATTATAGGGAAAATGGGACCCATACCCCATTCGTATTCGGCTGTTCATCTTCCTGCACATTTGATTGAAAATGCTGATAAATACAGATTTTTATTACCCGGGAATTGCATAAGAGAAAGTGGGTAA